From Nicotiana tabacum cultivar K326 chromosome 15, ASM71507v2, whole genome shotgun sequence, the proteins below share one genomic window:
- the LOC107822351 gene encoding protein BREAST CANCER SUSCEPTIBILITY 1 homolog: protein MADISHLEKMGRELKCPICLSLLNSAVSLTCNHVFCNLCIQTTMKSGSNCPVCKVPFHRREIRPALHMDNLVNIYKNMEVASGVNIFVTQTNSTSILPGEENQSNGKQSCGFQDEGKIITEVPATDNQKRKRGKGSKKSSECNKKNSGSNLIRPSFPTKKRVQVPQYPPSETPPPTKLVGGNGKSVTNEAQKPLLIEKDRSILNKKGEPILSPFFWLREEEDVERSSQQTDGDIIMDTPPLIPCFSDIKDMDDEVHCEISPKSGTHNAANGVDLFDSEMFDWTQRACSPELCSSPYKTKIKDTECAAAHEKTRAPSLKRHSVESATQDRTAVVNEEGTDKEQLKSHSLFPLENEITGTKGVVCKSSKNKALRCNKKKQGKKIIGEVSEVHNNLQKAAEQTMKNNQEDAYALNSKKKDLKNKKKGSSATNVIGSTIEDSSTSCRAKRLRKSSQSKSFDLSTLGDQEKHSEGSFETLDLKTCHKWNQGSMGEQNKIRSRPKSRQRTAKDNITQTQDEVLHLESANRLLPMDNDGEATPSGTLMKKRELECDDKLHGKKKVKFSEDEQLADKENITLEKIQKRVHKSLETEKSVLDVNGLVLRKCEASRNKIQCAFCRSAEESEVSGVMISYLNGKPVKEDVNGVSGVIHVHKHCAEWAPNVYFEEDDAVNLEAELKRSRRITCFFCGVKGAALGCYETSCRKSFHVPCAKLTPECRWDYDNFVMLCPLHANSKLPCEAPGKQSRIKESIKRSSNIHQSKVSATPDNTATSQWKSQKKNKSLVLCSSALTADEKGLVSSLKRLSGVTVVKNWDLSVTHVIASTDEKGTCRRTLKYLMGVLVGKWILSIDWITACLEATEFVDEQQYEIKLDAHGIADGPKLGRLRILNKQPKLFNGYEFFFVGDFSPSYKSYLHDLVIAAGGIVLNRKPVTVNQEVPSPGCLPPFVIYSHEQLDKSEVTEKKRSDAEALASSTGAVVASSTWILNCIAGSKLLELE from the exons ATGGCAGATATTTCACATCTTGAAAAAATGGGAAGAGAGCTCAAGTGTCCCATCTG CTTGAGTCTGTTGAATTCGGCTGTTTCACTTACATGCAATCATGTATTTTGCAA TTTATGTATTCAGACTACTATGAAATCAGGGTCCAATTGTCCAGTGTGCAAAGTTCCTTTTCATCGCAGAG AAATCCGACCTGCTCTGCACATGGATAATTTGGTGAACATCTATAAGAACATGGAAGTTGCTTCAGGAGTCAATATATTTGTTACTCAAACCAATTCTACATCCATATTACCAG GTGAAGAAAACCAATCTAATGGCAAACAATCTTGTGGATTCCAAGATGAAGGTAAAATTATAACAGAGGTTCCAGCTACAGAtaatcagaaaagaaaaagagggaaAGGATCAAAAAAATCTTCAGAGTGCAACAAAAAGAATTCTGGATCAAATCTTATTAGACCCTCCTTTCCAACAAAGAAGAGAGTGCAGGTGCCACAATATCCACCTTCAGAGACTCCGCCACCTACAAAGTTGGTTGGTGGGAATGGTAAATCCGTCACCAATGAAGCTCAGAAACCTTTGCTGATTGAGAAAGACAGGTCCATTCTAAACAAAAAAGGAGAACCAATACTATCTCCATTCTTCTGGCTGAGAGAAGAAGAGGATGTAGAAAGGTCAAGTCAGCAAACAGATGGAGACATTATCATGGATACACCTCCACTTATTCCATGCTTCAGTGATATAAAGGACATGGATGATGAGGTCCACTGTGAAATATCTCCAAAA AGTGGAACTCATAATGCAGCAAATGGAGTAGATCTTTTTGACAGTGAGATGTTCGACTGGACACAGAGAGCTTGCTCTCCTGAACTTTGTTCGAGCCCCTACAAGACGAAG ATTAAAGATACTGAGTGTGCTGCAGCTCATGAGAAGACTCGAGCACCCTCACTAAAAAGGCATAGTGTGGAATCAGCAACTCAGGACAGAACAGCTGTGGTAAATGAAGAGGGTACTGATAAAGAACAACTGAAGTCGCACTCTTTATTTCCTCTTGAAAATGAAATCACTGGTACCAAAGGTGTCGTTTGCAAGTCTAGCAAGAATAAGGCACTTAGATGCAATAAGaagaaacaaggcaagaaaataattGGTGAAGTATCAGAAGTCCATAATAACTTACAAAAAGCAGCTGAACAAACTATGAAGAACAATCAGGAAGATGCCTATGCACTTAACTCAAAGAAGAaagatttgaaaaacaagaaaaagggtAGTTCCGCTACAAATGTCATAGGGTCAACAATAGAAGACAGTTCCACTTCATGTCGTGCTAAAAGACTCCGCAAGAGCAGTCAGTCCAAGTCCTTTGATTTGTCTACTCTTGGGGATCAGGAAAAACACAGTGAAGGAAGCTTTGAGACACTTGACTTGAAGACATGTCATAAATGGAACCAGGGATCTATGGGTGAACAAAATAAAATTCGTTCTAGACCAAAGAGCAGACAGAGAACTGCTAAAgataacattacacaaacccaAGATGAAGTTTTGCATTTGGAATCAGCAAATAGATTGCTTCCCATGGATAATGATGGGGAAGCTACTCCTTCTGGTACACTAATGAAGAAACGTGAGCTTGAGTGTGATGACAAGCTTCATGGTAAGAAAAAGGTGAAGTTTTCTGAAGATGAGCAGCTTGCTGACAAGGAAAATATTACACTTGAAAAGATTCAGAAGAGAGTGCATAAATCATTGGAAACAGAGAAATCTGTTTTGGACGTGAATGGATTGGTTTTGCGGAAGTGTGAGGCAAGCCGCAACAAGATCCAGTGTGCTTTCTGCCGTTCAGCAGAGGAATCTGAG GTTTCAGGAGTCATGATAAGCTACCTTAATGGAAAGCCTGTCAAAGAAGATGTCAATGGAGTATCTGGTGTTATACATGTGCATAAGCATTGTGCAGAATG GGCCCCTAATGTATATTTTGAAGAAGATGATGCGGTCAACCTTGAAGCTGAGCTGAAGAGGAGTCGGAGGATTACTTGTTTTTTCTGTGGAGTAAAAGGGGCAGCTCTTGGGTGTTATGAGACGAGTTGTCGTAAAAGCTTTCATGTTCCTTGTGCCAAGCTGACGCCAGAGTGTCGATGGGATTAT GATAACTTTGTTATGTTATGCCCTTTGCATGCCAACTCTAAGCTGCCATGCGAGGCCCCTGGAAAACAGTCCAGGATTAAAGAAAGTATCAAAAG AAGTTCTAATATCCACCAGTCTAAAGTCTCAGCAACACCTGATAATACTGCTACTTCGCAGTGGAAGTCTCAGAAGAAGAATAAGAGCTTGGTGCTCTGTTCTTCAGCTCTAACTGCTGATGAAAAA GGTCTTGTTTCTTCATTAAAGAGGTTGTCTGGAGTGACAGTAGTCAAGAACTGGGACCTAAGTGTCACCCATGTTATTGCTTCTACAGATGAGAAAGGGACATGCCGAAGAACTCTCAAATACTTGATGGGTGTCTTGGTTGGGAAATGGATATTGAGCATTGACT GGATTACTGCTTGCTTGGAAGCCACAGAATTTGTCGATGAGCAGCAATACGAGATTAAACTAGATGCTCACGGCATTGCGGATGGCCCTAAGCTTGGAAGATTGCGAATATTAAACAAG CAACCTAAGCTTTTCAATGGATACGAGTTTTTTTTTGTGGGCGACTTTTCACCTTCCTACAAGAGCTATCTACATGACCTTGTTATTGCTGCTGGAGGAATTGTCCTCAACAGGAAGCCTGTAACAGTGAATCAGGAAGTTCCTTCACCTGGATGCCTTCCACCTTTTGTAATTTATAGTCACGAGCAACTTGATAAGTCTGAAGTAACAGAAAAAAAGCGATCTGATGCAGAAGCTTTGGCTAGTTCCACCGGAGCTGTAGTGGCCAGCAGCACTTGGATTCTGAACTGCATTGCTGGCTCCAAGTTGCTGGAGCTGGAATAG
- the LOC107822359 gene encoding uncharacterized protein LOC107822359 yields MSRFRVNSSPDLVANLPSEQFYDDSALEGVAANIKLLLKLTQEHKNACNKEKNDGRRMLRVATMMAILDNVRTRIQKCQSFGNKSSSEAELSRCNTDLKVTSHVPIDKKHHEPMIDEKEKLRKQLNASLVARKSLEAMCSSLGKEKEIMASELSKKVHELNEMEDLINDLKEQNESLVERLHGCATEQKERRYSSSGGGETQGNIALQERNKALSEQLLKSLDGYRSIKRKWKDAQAENMAMHATMEEMTAKVGAGLARIHSFKERIASESVPSADIQEEIVELEHMFECFEMQVAKHGQKEGECVKPKAEISACKPIVLA; encoded by the exons ATGAGTAGATTTCGCGTAAATTCGTCTCCTGATTTAGTTGCTAATTTACCATCAGAACAATTCTATGATGATTCAGCTTTAGAAG GGGTTGCAGCCAACATAAAGTTATTGTTAAAGTTGACTCAAGAGCACAAAAATGCTTGTAACAAAGAGAAGAACGATGGCCGGAGAATGTTGAGGGTGGCAACCATGATGGCCATTCTTGATAATGTTAGgacaagaattcaaaaatgtCAATCATTTGGTAACAAGTCATCATCAGAAGCTGAATTAAGTCGATGTAATACGGATCTTAAGGTTACTAGTCATGTTCCAATAGATAAGAAACACCATGAGCCGATGATTGATGAGAAAGAAAAACTACGGAAGCAGCTAAACGCGAGCTTGGTAGCACGAAAGAGCCTTGAGGCCATGTGTTCAAGCTTAGGGAAAGAAAAAGAGATTATGGCATCAGAGCTGTCGAAAAAGGTCCACGAGTTGAATGAAATGGAGGACCTCATCAATGATctaaaagaacaaaatgagagttTAGTGGAAAGGTTACACGGATGTGCCACCGAGCAAAAAGAAAGGAGGTATAGTAGCAGTGGTGGAGGAGAAACGCAAGGAAACATTGCCCTCCAAGAGAGAAATAAGGCACTTTCAGAGCAACTACTAAAGTCGTTGGATGGTTATAGATCCATTAAGAGGAAATGGAAGGATGCACAAGCGGAAAACATGGCGATGCATGCAACCATGGAGGAAATGACAGCAAAAGTTGGAGCTGGACTTGCCCGAATCCACAGCTTTAAAGAACGAATTGCCTCAGAAAGTGTGCCATCGGCAGATATCCAAGAAGAAATTGTTGAATTAGAGCATATGTTTGAATGCTTTGAAATGCAAGTTGCAAAACATGGTCAAAAGGAAGGGGAATGTGTCAAACCAAAAGCAGAGATTAGTGCTTGCAAGCCTATAGTTCTTGCATAG